In Nitrospiraceae bacterium, one genomic interval encodes:
- the ybgF gene encoding tol-pal system protein YbgF, translated as MKPAMTTDSRVRSIWISGWSVLILVMVGCMAQQADLKKTEQNLQTRIKQSSDELAQRGAQQRQELAVLREQELPQLRGELERAQQQARELQAKQDDLKQRSMQIEQQTKKLEQLAAKLENDTTTRYAWIQKSLETQDLKNKEDRDLLRTEVNARLDDVNKQMELLRKDIIEAVQKTNSALVKNLDARLEEQRKATAENQNRAEQLAAKFTQFNQSLTTFRESLSGLSERVAQDEQTTKTFMAKIDADAKASTAYVNDMNKTVSGHLGDVNKSVTSVAAATQKLAARIDEQDHRLEILAKSVDQVAQDVHARAGGKGGARQSPSKPAHRSASPPQAEPQKSEPQGEPEQAEAQPQAVSEPVRLAQVIAAPDETGDEAKSQASVESVRPDKAEYERLLGMFKDGYLVGAQQGFAAFLADYPNSDLAPNARYWLGEAQYGQKDYREAISSYDRVELDYPKSEKVPAALLKKGYAYLALKDKKRASSAFKQVVTLYPKSPEAGKASDKLTQMIKESR; from the coding sequence ATGAAGCCAGCGATGACAACTGATTCGCGGGTTCGATCGATCTGGATATCAGGCTGGTCCGTGCTTATCCTTGTGATGGTCGGCTGCATGGCTCAGCAGGCCGATCTGAAAAAAACCGAACAGAATCTTCAAACCCGCATCAAGCAATCGAGCGACGAACTCGCCCAGCGAGGCGCCCAGCAGAGACAGGAGCTGGCCGTCTTGCGCGAGCAGGAGTTGCCCCAGCTTCGTGGCGAGCTTGAGCGAGCTCAGCAACAAGCTCGTGAGCTCCAGGCGAAGCAAGACGACTTGAAACAGCGATCGATGCAGATCGAGCAACAGACCAAGAAGCTCGAACAGTTGGCGGCCAAGCTGGAGAACGATACGACCACCCGCTATGCGTGGATACAGAAGAGTCTCGAAACCCAGGACCTCAAGAACAAAGAAGACCGTGATCTGCTCCGGACAGAAGTCAATGCGCGGCTTGACGATGTGAACAAACAAATGGAGCTGCTGCGAAAAGACATTATCGAAGCGGTGCAAAAGACAAATAGTGCGCTGGTGAAAAACCTCGATGCCCGTCTCGAAGAGCAACGCAAGGCAACCGCTGAAAACCAGAATCGAGCGGAACAACTGGCGGCGAAGTTCACGCAGTTCAATCAATCATTGACCACATTTCGAGAGTCGCTGTCGGGGCTCAGCGAACGAGTTGCCCAAGACGAGCAGACGACGAAAACGTTTATGGCCAAAATTGATGCGGACGCGAAAGCGTCGACCGCCTACGTCAATGACATGAACAAAACAGTGTCCGGGCATTTGGGCGATGTCAATAAGAGCGTGACGAGCGTGGCCGCCGCCACGCAGAAATTGGCTGCACGCATCGATGAGCAAGATCACCGTCTCGAAATCTTGGCGAAGTCGGTGGATCAGGTTGCCCAGGATGTTCATGCCCGTGCGGGAGGCAAAGGTGGGGCGCGTCAGTCTCCGTCCAAGCCAGCACACCGTTCGGCAAGTCCTCCACAGGCAGAGCCGCAGAAATCCGAACCTCAAGGCGAGCCGGAACAGGCGGAGGCGCAGCCTCAGGCAGTTTCAGAGCCAGTGCGATTGGCTCAAGTCATCGCGGCCCCGGATGAGACCGGTGATGAGGCGAAATCTCAAGCCAGCGTGGAATCGGTGCGCCCTGATAAGGCCGAGTATGAACGGCTGTTGGGGATGTTCAAGGACGGCTATCTTGTCGGGGCACAGCAGGGGTTTGCTGCATTCCTGGCCGACTATCCGAATTCCGACCTGGCTCCCAACGCGCGCTACTGGCTCGGAGAAGCACAATACGGTCAGAAGGATTATAGGGAAGCCATTAGTTCATACGACCGGGTGGAACTGGATTATCCGAAGAGCGAGAAAGTTCCGGCAGCTTTGCTCAAGAAGGGGTATGCCTATCTAGCGCTGAAAGATAAGAAGCGGGCTTCGTCAGCGTTCAAACAAGTTGTGACTCTCTATCCGAAGAGTCCAGAAGCTGGAAAAGCCTCCGATAAACTCACTCAGATGATAAAAGAGTCTCGATAA
- the ybgF gene encoding tol-pal system protein YbgF, with protein MGAQRAVGVLVVIGFLATGCARHADFVDLRDHLATVSKTQDQDHQRLDAMQRRLESVERVKDVEPVKPRLDEVSARLQKLENRLAKLEEGQGQTMARVEPAPVEQGRPVKPQKPGTASDAQTIVPGVPAITPTSAFNLAYNDYLNGKYDLAVAGFQRFVKDFPGTSLTPNAYYWLGESYYQQKDYVRAMQTFEYVATEYPGNEKVPAAIYKLGLAAAETGDVPKSKKNLKRVIEEFPTSDEAKLAKNRLAEIR; from the coding sequence ATGGGTGCTCAACGGGCTGTTGGCGTTCTCGTCGTAATCGGTTTTCTCGCGACCGGATGTGCCAGGCACGCGGACTTTGTCGACCTGCGTGATCATCTGGCCACCGTGTCAAAAACTCAGGATCAGGATCATCAGCGTCTCGATGCGATGCAGCGACGCTTAGAATCCGTTGAGCGGGTGAAAGATGTGGAACCGGTCAAGCCACGACTCGATGAAGTAAGCGCACGCCTTCAGAAACTGGAAAACCGGTTGGCGAAGCTGGAAGAGGGGCAGGGACAGACGATGGCCAGGGTCGAGCCGGCTCCTGTCGAGCAAGGTCGTCCAGTGAAACCGCAAAAGCCGGGGACTGCGAGCGATGCGCAAACCATCGTGCCCGGGGTTCCGGCGATCACCCCCACCTCTGCCTTCAACCTGGCGTACAACGATTATTTGAACGGCAAGTACGACCTGGCCGTGGCTGGTTTTCAGCGCTTTGTGAAGGATTTTCCCGGGACCTCGCTGACGCCGAATGCCTACTATTGGTTGGGGGAATCCTATTACCAGCAGAAGGACTATGTCAGGGCGATGCAAACGTTCGAATACGTTGCGACTGAATATCCGGGGAACGAGAAAGTACCAGCTGCAATTTACAAGCTAGGGTTAGCCGCCGCTGAGACAGGAGACGTTCCCAAGTCCAAGAAGAATCTCAAGCGCGTGATCGAAGAGTTCCCGACATCGGACGAGGCCAAGTTAGCGAAGAACAGATTGGCTGAAATCCGATGA
- the mutL gene encoding DNA mismatch repair endonuclease MutL — MSATGCATKIHVLPGDVISRIAAGEVIERPAAVVKELIDNSVDAGSGHITVDIKESGLGLIRVTDDGEGMSRLDLPLAFERHATSKLRSDHDLVSITTMGFRGEALPSIASVSNVIVTTSTRQDTVGAQLALRGGIAQSVVDAPAVPGTRIEVTELFHHQPARKKFLKSPVTEFSHISHVIQQAAIAWPSVHFRLIHNGQDVLNYPAAMSDRDRILQVYGSAFVDHTVEIRGRISGLAVSGYVIDPVYARTSRQPQDLFVNRRPVRNATVFHAVTDGYGSFLPKGRYPTFVLFVDAAPDRIDVNVHPTKKEIRFAETEAVHRLIRHAIRHALSGEEQKTVLGMSQPAGSRVSADLDDSAAISKRLSAAVGTETGRGVLESRSGLSSEVGSIEGSQLVMAESNAVPYERVAEAEIVPLGQLRRTYLVAQVGHELHVIDQHTAHERVLFERLWRNWQGREIPSQPLLIPEPIELSAQHGTLLRKYLGELERVGLMIEPFGTSAVAICGVPTGIGKVDAVALVQDLLDDLREWDTVSSLDLRVRPVLASLACHGAVRAGRAMALPEIRDLIRDWMDEGLIMTCPHGRRTAFRLSTDELDKMFGRTGWS, encoded by the coding sequence ATGTCCGCTACCGGTTGCGCGACCAAGATCCACGTCCTGCCGGGAGACGTCATCAGCCGCATTGCCGCGGGAGAGGTCATCGAACGCCCGGCCGCTGTCGTCAAGGAGTTGATCGACAACAGCGTGGATGCCGGAAGCGGCCACATTACCGTCGACATCAAGGAGAGCGGACTCGGACTGATCCGCGTTACCGACGACGGCGAGGGGATGAGCCGCCTCGATCTCCCGCTGGCATTTGAACGTCATGCGACGAGCAAATTACGGTCGGATCACGACCTTGTCTCCATCACCACCATGGGGTTTCGGGGTGAAGCGTTACCGAGCATCGCCTCCGTTTCGAACGTGATCGTGACGACCTCGACGAGGCAGGATACGGTCGGTGCGCAGCTCGCTCTTCGAGGCGGAATCGCTCAGTCGGTTGTGGATGCACCGGCGGTGCCTGGCACACGGATCGAGGTGACAGAGCTGTTTCATCATCAGCCCGCGCGGAAAAAATTCCTTAAGTCGCCCGTGACGGAGTTTTCTCACATCAGTCATGTTATCCAGCAAGCGGCCATAGCGTGGCCGTCCGTTCACTTCCGACTGATCCATAACGGACAGGACGTGCTCAACTATCCAGCTGCGATGTCGGATCGCGACCGTATCCTACAAGTGTATGGCTCGGCTTTTGTCGATCATACCGTCGAGATACGAGGTCGGATTTCCGGGCTGGCGGTAAGCGGCTATGTGATCGACCCGGTGTATGCCCGAACGTCGAGGCAGCCACAGGACCTGTTCGTGAACCGCCGGCCGGTTCGGAACGCGACCGTCTTTCACGCCGTCACGGATGGGTACGGATCATTTCTTCCAAAGGGCCGCTATCCGACCTTTGTTCTCTTTGTGGACGCCGCTCCCGATCGGATCGATGTGAACGTCCATCCGACGAAGAAGGAAATTCGTTTCGCCGAGACCGAAGCGGTCCACCGGCTGATCCGGCACGCGATTCGCCACGCGCTCAGCGGCGAGGAACAAAAGACGGTTCTCGGCATGAGTCAACCGGCAGGTTCACGCGTGTCCGCCGATCTCGACGATTCCGCTGCGATTTCGAAGAGGCTGTCGGCAGCCGTTGGAACGGAGACGGGTCGTGGCGTCCTCGAATCACGTTCGGGCCTTTCATCCGAAGTCGGTTCCATAGAAGGATCTCAGCTGGTGATGGCAGAGAGCAACGCTGTTCCGTACGAGCGCGTCGCGGAGGCTGAAATCGTTCCCCTCGGACAACTCCGTCGCACCTATTTGGTGGCTCAAGTTGGGCATGAGCTGCATGTTATCGATCAGCATACGGCGCATGAACGGGTCCTGTTCGAGCGACTCTGGCGGAATTGGCAGGGGCGGGAGATTCCCTCGCAGCCGCTGCTGATTCCAGAACCGATTGAACTCTCAGCGCAACACGGGACGCTTTTGCGCAAATATCTGGGCGAACTCGAACGAGTCGGTTTGATGATTGAGCCGTTCGGTACCTCTGCGGTCGCGATTTGTGGGGTGCCGACCGGGATCGGCAAAGTCGACGCCGTCGCGTTGGTCCAAGATCTTCTCGATGATCTGAGGGAATGGGATACCGTCTCGTCCCTGGACCTGCGGGTCCGTCCGGTGTTGGCGTCGCTGGCCTGTCATGGTGCCGTGCGGGCCGGCCGTGCCATGGCACTGCCGGAGATTCGAGACTTGATTCGGGATTGGATGGACGAAGGTCTGATCATGACCTGTCCGCACGGACGACGGACCGCGTTTCGTCTGTCAACGGATGAACTCGATAAAATGTTCGGCCGTACCGGATGGTCATGA